The Coraliomargarita sinensis genomic sequence GAAATCCGTTATATCGTCGATTCCATTCTCGACGAGGAAATGCCGGAATATCAACAAGCTGCCTTTGCCATGGCGGTTTATTTCCAGGGCATGTCGGCTCAGGAAACCGCAGTTTTTGCCGAAGAAATGATGCTCTCCGGCGAAGTAATCGATTTGACACGGATTACCCGTCCTAAGATCGACAAATATTCCACCGGCGGTGTCGGGGACAAGACGACACTGGTTCTGGCCCCGCTTGCCGCGGCCGCAGGTGTGGTGATGCCCACCATGAACGGGGTCGACGAAGAGCATGTCATCAGCAATCTCGACAAGCTCTCCGCCATTCCGAAATTCAACCCGGTTCTGGACCTCAAGGGTTTTAAGGCTCAGCTTAAGAAAGTCGGCTGCACCTTTATCCAGCAGGATGAGGAGATCGCACCCGTGGACAGTATTCTCTACAAGATGCGCCTGCAGACCGGTACGATCCCGAGCTTGCCGCTCATCACCGGTTCGGTGCTCAGCCGTAAGCTGGCGGAAGGGGCCGAAGGGCTCGTCATCGACGTGAAGTGGGGCAACGGTTCCTTCATCAAAGATGTGGAGCAGGCCAAACAGCTCGCCCGTTCCATTACCCGCGTCGGCCGCTCGATGAAGCGCCGCTGCGTGGCACTGGTGACGGATATGAATCAACCGCTTGGCGACACCGTAGGCACCGCCCTCGAACTGAAGGAGGCAATCGACCTTCTCAAGGGCGAAGGTCCGGAAGATTTGCAGGAGCTTGTGCTCAAGCTCGGCATGGAAATCGTCCGTCTCGCCGGTGTGGCCGGGTCCACTCTCTCGGCCAAGCAAACCGTCCAGCGTCACCTCAAGGACGGCTCCGCCCTCGAAAAGTTCAAGGAGATGGTCGAAGCACAGGGAGGTGATACTTCCGTGATTGATGATCCGGACAAGTTCCCGACCGCGAAGCACATCCGTAAACTGCCCGCACCGAAGCGCGGCTACGTGCACACCATTAATGCCGGGCTCATCGCCGAAGGTGTGGCCAAGCTGGCCAAGAAGAAGAACGGCAAGTACGATCCGGCCGTCGGTGTTTCCGAAATCAAGAAGGTGGGTACGCAGGTCAAGCAGGGTGAGCCACTCATGATGATCCACTACAACGATGAAGCCAAGATGGAAGAGGCCCTCGAGTTCCTCAAGACCGCCTACCGCCTGGCACCGAAGCGCCCGAACCCACCGGAGCTCATCGTCGAGCGCGTGGCTTAATCAGTCCCGGAACATTTTTTCAAAACCCCGTCTTCGGACGGGGTTTTTTGTTTGCTCGATAAGCAGGCCAGTTAAGGCTCCTGAATAATACCGCGACCGACCCGTACCACGTAGCATTCGCTCGTCAGAGGAATGACGCATTCGCTGTTTTGTTATCAAACTGCTAACACACACGAAAAATCCTCAAGTCGCTGTACATTAGTCTCTTGTGAATAAAAATCACATCACGGAACCCGGGGATCTTTCCTGATATTGCGTCATTCGTCCCGAAATGGGCTTCTGAACGACGTATTTCGTGGAAATACCAAGGCTGAGAAAAAAGTTTTGCTAGTCCCGGGCAACCGGATAAAAATCGCGCGAAACTCGATTTTTGCTGACCATACTAGCTATAGTCCGTAAAGTTTAACGGTTTATCGCTTATGTATTCCGCAAAAACGCCCCCATGATATGCGTCATTCAATGACGCTGTTAACACTGTTGGCAGAATGAAATGAATTTCGACAAACCGCTAGCCAGACCGATCCGGGTTCTGCTGAAGCCAAGTCTATATGCTTTGCCAGCTTCGGCAGCCTGCCTAATAATTAGCCGTTTTCTCCCCTACGAATATTCAGAAATAGTCTTTCCTTCTGCGTTTGCAGTATTCTCGTGCTGCATCGTCCTTTGGACTCCCTACCTGATAGCAACCGGAGCTTGCTTCTACATGATGAGCCAATTGGAGTTTCCAATGTCTTTGGCAATCGAAGAATGGAGTTTGCACGTATTATTGCTTTCCGTGATCGCGATTATGCTATGGCGAACCTACAGGCATTGGCCTTTCGATAAGAAAAAGAAAGGGAAGACAGCTCCATGGTGGGCATTTCTTTTAGGTGGCTCCGCAGCACTCGGTCTATTTGCTCTAATGGCATATTTCCTACATTACCAAGATCTATGAAAATAATGGTGCCAACCAGTCGAGGTAGTCAATGCGAGTGCCGCCGCTGGAAACCCCGGGAACCACTTGCACGATTGACCCGTTAGGCTCGCATCGACTACTCTTAACGTTCGGTCGATGGTATCAAATGGCGTTACGCAACCTTGGGATTTATACCTGGACTGGTGTTTTCAGTAGCTATTACTGCGATATTTTTCAGTTTTAAGACAACCCGCAGCTTAAAATTCGGCTCTTTGATGTGTCCTGAGAAAAGTGGAC encodes the following:
- a CDS encoding thymidine phosphorylase; translated protein: MRKKIISARKFIKPSYSYLLEKKRDGGEFSDEEIRYIVDSILDEEMPEYQQAAFAMAVYFQGMSAQETAVFAEEMMLSGEVIDLTRITRPKIDKYSTGGVGDKTTLVLAPLAAAAGVVMPTMNGVDEEHVISNLDKLSAIPKFNPVLDLKGFKAQLKKVGCTFIQQDEEIAPVDSILYKMRLQTGTIPSLPLITGSVLSRKLAEGAEGLVIDVKWGNGSFIKDVEQAKQLARSITRVGRSMKRRCVALVTDMNQPLGDTVGTALELKEAIDLLKGEGPEDLQELVLKLGMEIVRLAGVAGSTLSAKQTVQRHLKDGSALEKFKEMVEAQGGDTSVIDDPDKFPTAKHIRKLPAPKRGYVHTINAGLIAEGVAKLAKKKNGKYDPAVGVSEIKKVGTQVKQGEPLMMIHYNDEAKMEEALEFLKTAYRLAPKRPNPPELIVERVA